The nucleotide sequence TCCTACAAAAACAATTCAAGACATGTTTGTACTGAATATGTTAAATGCCAATACCAAGAGCATACCAATTTATCAAGAAGGGTGGTGAATTGTGAGCAGAACACGCTAGAAAGACAAAACCTTTAAGATGTCCCTTTGAACATGAGATGTGGATCGTTTGTATTTACTGAATAGGTTCTACTCCTGCCATTTACCTAACAAATTATTCAAGTTCCCCAGTTGCATAAAAAAATTAAGTTAAGATGTCAGATGTTAAGTTACTCACAGGGAATACAAATGTGCATCTCAAGCTCAAAGGTGCGGCACAGAAGATTTCCTTCACTCATAGTCACAAAAGTTTTACAGAATTCATACAAACAATTGGTCGAATGGCAATCTCATTGAACGAGACATTGTCAGACACAATCATAAGCACAAAACAAACTCACCTACATCTATTTCTCTGAAACAGCAAAGACATCCAAAATCCCACAACAATTCCACCATATTGCCCAATGCCATGCAGCAGCCACCGCCACTACCTGCCCCAGCACAACCAGCAACAAAAGTAGCACATACATACCTGGCCTTCGTCTCTGATTGATGCGCAGGATGCACCTAGGCTGTGTCCCGGACCACCACCTCCTTGCTCTTCACCTCTGGTCCACGGACGGCCTCAACGCCAAGGATTTCCCGCTGCTCCGCTCCGTCGTGGCCGCGCGCGTGCCTAGCAGGCTGCTTGTGTTCGGACTCTCGCCATAGCTCCTCGCGCTCGCCGCGGTCAACTCTGGGCAGGGCGCTGCCACCGCCTTCGTCGAAGATGCGGACAGCGTGCGGGGTGTGCTCGTTAGGCGTGGCCCCAGCGTCTCGGCGGCCGTCCAGCGGGCAAGGTACCCCGACCCGTCCGGAGGCGTGGGCGGTGCTGCGGCGCGCGAGGTCGAGCCCGGTGTGCCGGCGCCTGACGGGGACGGTGCGCAAGTTGGGCTGCCGGCTGGCGCTGACCTCTTTGCCGCCGGAGGTGCTTGACGTGAGGTGGGatgtggttgtcggcggcgtgccGAGCAGGGCAGGTCCCGGGGAGCCGGGCCGGATGGGCGCCATATACATGACGACCGCACTCGCGCGCGCGATGGGGGGCGAAGCGGTGGACGTGGCGGTGCACGAGATGAACCGGACGACGGGAAGATCTGACGTCACAGCCAATCTTCTCCATCCAGGGGCGCCATGGCTGCCGGCCGACGAGCGCCTCACCGCGGCTGCTAGCCAACAAGGACAGAGGAGCACGGTGCTGGGATGGAGACGCACCTAAAGGGGGGCCTGGGACAACGGAGGCGGAGGAGAGGCCGAGAGGGTCGGAGGCGGAGGGGAGAGCCGGACCGCCGACGAGCTCGCCGACGAGAGCCCAGCCGAAGGTATCCCCCTTCGACCTTCTCTGCCACTGGCTGGATAAGATGAACAAATGAGCGCGGGTGGAATTCTAATAAATTCAGCGGTCAATTTGTAAAATCAAAACGTTTTTTCAAATACACTTAAATCGGGACCGCGGGTTGATTTCCTGAAAACTgcggggcttttctgcaaaacgtGCGACGACGGACGACTAGAAGTAATCGGCgatttattagtaggtaaagatgtATTTCTAGATGAATTACGTGAACATGAAGCGAACATTAGCGTGATGGCTAGCTGTTTCGGTCTACAAATAGTTCGTCTGGGTTTCGAACCACCAGACGAGCAATTTATTTTGCTGTTATTTTTTTGGGCCCACACTCTAGGGCAAGGTGCCATGGCCTCGGTCTGGGCCCACGCTCACTTACACAGGGGCCCGCTCAGATGTGGCAAAGACATGAGAGGATTTCCATCGACATGCAAAGAAAATAAGGAACGAAATGATATTGAGTACGGAAGGAAAATAAGAGGGGATTTGAACATACATGTAAAGACCAAAGAAGGAAATAAATTGAATCATTGTGACAGGAATATAAGGCAAGAGTGCTCTGTCCACGCCTTCTATATAAATCTCAACATGAAGAAAATTAAGAAAGAAAAGGAGACCATCCTTTTCTAATTAAAAGGGATTTCTGAAGAAATAAGGAAAGAAAGAAATTCAATCCTTGCGACAGGAAATAAATAGAGGGAAAGCCTTCAAGATAAGGAAGGGAGTCTATGTACACCACGCCTTCTAATTAAAAAGAGATTCCCTAGAGCATGCATAATCAAAGGAATGGTGGTTAGCTATTAGATCTAATTAAAATTAAAATGAGATTACAGGTTGGGTATATTGGTAGTTGGAATATAGCCGGATTTTTATTTATGAAAGCTTGTTAGCCGGTTTATTCCCTCATTCTCGAGTAGTTCTTTAAAAAAAAGAACAATGCATACATTTAAAAGATGATCTATTGGAAAGAACTTCATGTTAGGGATATTTGACAATACTTATTGTTTTTTAAAGAAACATTAGTCATTATATTTAGACATATATATCTTGATATAGTGTTGTTCATCTGCTGCTGAATTCTTGCTGGAAATATCAGGGGACAGAGAGAACAACCAGCCTGTCTAACAATACAAATCAGACAACTAAACTATATAGAGAAGCGTGTTGTACCTTGGGTGAGAGAATCTTGGATGCTATACATTTTTATTAACAACACATAAATACATACAATCACATCAAGAAAGATACAGAAAAATTAGGAAGGAAGAGAATATGAGGATTTGCTGCCCAGTGCTCACGACTCACATTGGTGAGAAGGGCAGTGAGCTTGCCGCCTTTCCGGTGCTGAGGAGGACCTTGCTAGGAGGTCAGTAGGGCGAGTGGAGGAGACCCTGGCAGTGCAAGAAACCCTAAAGAGAAGGGTGTCCGCGAGTGTGTAACGTTTCGCACGCGTGTAAGCAAGCGTTCCTCCAAGCTGTGATACCACCGATGTCCACTTTGCAAGATATGTGACTAAAATACAACTTGGGTGCAATTTGTGGTACCAAATGTGTTCACACATCTATGAACTAGTAAGCCCCTTTAATCAGATCCTGAGAAATAGTAtaataaataaatgaaaaaatCAGGGGCACTGTAGAGAATATTGTTGCAATATACTGCTCCTTTTTTCGCAACACTAGAGGATTGTTGCAATATGTTGTACGTATTACCATACATGCACAAGTTGTCGCAATATATAATAGTTATTGCAACACAACGAAGGTGAGGCAAAAAGTCGCCCTATTACAACCAATACATGTTCTGTTGCAATAAGAAGCCATATATTTTGCAACAGTATCTATGGCTAGTGCCACATGTCAGAATTGTTGCAATATATGTCTAAATATTGCCACAAAGATTTACATTGTCGCAATACCTAGTCTTTATTGCAACAAAATGACCACTTCACGCAACAGGTCGCAACTATCGCAATATCACCACCATATTGCAACACTGATGTAGCTTGTGGCAATATGTGgcttctattgcaacaaaattGAGTACCTAGCACGATGGAACGAAATTGTTGCAATATGTAGATCCTATTACCACGAACTAGAATTTTGTGGTAATATAGCATTTTATTGCAACGAAGTATAGTTGTAGCAATAAATTTTGTTGCAATAGTCCGGAATCCTGGTAGtgagtgttcaagaaaggtctaccaaatataatgagacAAAAAACATCTTTTGGgtaagcaagaacaagaaaatcggcagggtattttattttccaacacaagacttaaacatctttaacaatcccaattggtgatatagtatctctattggcaagcttaatagtaacatcaatatcttctatctcaataggtgcaatatcattcataatttcttagtacaaggtattgcactcacactagcaaccacatcacataagccatgataacaatgatctcctattttaacagaaacaacaggcatgccaacaacaggtctatgtttatctttagtatcgagTTTaggaattctagcagcttcatcaccgaaataaataacatgcccatcaatattatcgaccaagagatctttaaaaatagcaatactaggttaaactttaatttgttcaaggggtgtaggtgttctagtataactcttacgaatcacagttgaagctttagcatgatccttcattctaacaagaaaaggtggtttctcaatataagcagtaggaacaataggttcaacattataagtaatggttTCTTCCTCAACTTtcataggttctactactttcaatTCAATGAGAGGATGATatgtaaaccacttctccttagggagatcaacatgagtagcaaatgattcatagaaagaagctactatctcagagtcaagtcaatatttagtgctaaaatcatgaaaagcattggtatccacaAAGGGATAAATTGGTGCCCTTAGCTGTGTCCCCCTcggcagttttgcccctaatttcaaaaaACCCATGATATTGCCCAAGTGCATTTGGCCtccttatgcttttgcccttccaTGCCAATTCCGTTCGGTCAAAATGGTTTGACCGTTAGTCAGACAATTTTCCGAACAAGTTTacccttcccctctctctctctgttcatCCTATCTATCTGCGTGCCCGcctaccctctctctctctctctctctctctctctctctctctctctctcgctgcgGGCAACAGGAGGTCGCCGCCGACCTGGTAATTGTCAGCCACCGGCCGTTTCGAGCGCCACCGCGACCAGCCGTGCCAGATCCGTCAATCCCACATCTGGATCTACGCGACTTCGTCCATCCGGACTTGCGCGTTGACCTCGAGCGTAGCCCCGTTCCCCACGCACGTTCATGCGCTCGGTCCATGCCCGGCGTGGCCGCGGCCCAGGGCGCTGCCGGCAACAAGCAGCAGGACCACGCCGCCCATCTCCTTCCTTTTCTCACACGGTTTCTTCGTGTTTCAGTGTGCATCCATTCTCCCATAGGTTCAAGCCACCATGTCCATGGCGCCCTGAGCCTGGGGATGAGCATATCCTGCCCATCTGCCCCGCTGCCGGTTGCTAGTGCCTTCCCGACCTCCATCCCGACCGGATCCGGTCTAGCCCAAGTTTCCTGCAGACGGATCCGTCGTCTCCGCTGTGCCCGCATACCCTGCGCCGATCCCGGCCTCCCCTGCGTCGTGCCACCGCCCCCTTGCAGCGTTGACCTCGTCCACCGCCGCCTCGTGCCCTCTGGCCCAGCTCACCCAAGTCGTCGGCCTCCCTACCTTTCCGGTGGACCAACACACATCGGTGCTGCTGTCACTTGCCAGGCGGCAGAGACAGGAAGAAAGGAGAGAGAGAAAGCGTGTGATTTTTCTATCTTGCTTTTTTTCTATGTGCTTGGGACCCACTTGTAAGTGTCATGTTTTTGTCTCAGATTTTTTACTGGAGTAGCAAAGAGGGGCAAAATTGTCTAGAAAAATGTCTGACtaacggtcaaacccctttgaccggacAGAATTGAGAcggaagggcaaaagcataagcgGGCCAAACGCACTTGGGGAAGACCAAGGGTTTTTCGAAATTAAGGGCAAACCAGCCGAGTGGGACGCAACTAAGGGCATAAAATCATTTATcccatccataaaagatttaacacaatcaaacttgaggtttatacctgactccttaccttcgtcgagttctcaATCTTCAAAGTtgtatttaattctttccaataaatcccatttgaattcaatggtcttcttcataaaagaacaagtacaagaagtatcgagcatgaatcgatcattatgagaaagccgagcataaaaactttgaataataatttctcttgagaactCATAATTGGGGCATCAATATAACATTGAGTTAAGCCTCCGCCAATCTTgaccgatactttctccttcacaggCCAAGAATTATacatataattctgatcacgatgaacagatgcataggataaaacttctaatgaaattccaatttcaatcggttgtagttccatgatccaatatcatcacatagcctataccatgtcaatgccttctccttcaaaaataaagggaagaccttcttcttgacttcatccttgggcaaactgcaagcttaaataattcataaacttcatccacatagattaggtgcatatcaggatgtaatgttccatctcctacataaggatcaGCTAGCAGCTTCTCTATCATACCCggaggaatttcataataaatattttcagtaggtgtagtaggttgaggagcaactctttgctcttccggtcgaggtgatgataccccgaacaagcccctcaagggatcattttccatagtaacaagtgacagtaaatttcagcacccTATATAAATGTTtcgttaccaaattccacttaccaaaggcgcttcacgccccggcaacggcactagaaaagagtctttatgacccacgataataggggatctatcatagtccttttgataagtaagagtgtcgaacccaacgacgagcggaaggaaatgataagcagttttcagcaaggtattctctgcaagcactgaaattatcggtaacagatagttgtgtgataagataattcgtaatgggtaacaagtaacaaaagtaaacaaggtgcaacaagatggaccaatcctttttgtagcaaaggacaagcatggacgaactcttatataaagcaaagcactctcgaggacacatgggaattactgtcaagctagttttcatcatgttcatatgattcgcgttcattactttgataatttgatatgtgggtgggccagTGCTTGGGTTTTGCCTTCCTTGGACAagtctcccacttatgattaacccctctcgcaagcatccacaactacgaaaaaagaattaagataaatctaactatagcatgaaacatatggatccaaatcagccctttacgaagcaacgcataaactggggtttaaacttctatcactctagcaacccatcatctacttattacttcacaatgccttcccctaggcccaaatcatggtgaagtgtcatgtagtcgacgttcacataacaccactagacgaaagacaacatacatctcatcaaaatatcgaacgaataccaaattcacatgattacttataacaagacttctcccatgtcctcaggaacaaacgtaacctCTTACAAAGCATTTTCATGttaataatcagaggggtattaattatcattaaggatctgaacatatgatctaccaccgaataaaccaactagcatcaactacaaggagtaatcaacactactagcaacccacaggtatcagtctgaggttttgagacaaagatcagatacaagagatgaactagggttttgagaggagatggtgctggtgaagatgttgatggagattgaccccctctcgatgagaggatcattggtgatgacgatggcttcgatttccccctgccggagggaagtttccccggcagaacagctccgccggagccctagattggttctgcccaggttccgccgcGTGAggcagcgcttcatcccgaaagctcccttctgatttttttccaggtcaaaacacaccatatagcagaagatgggcatcgagggcctgccaggtggcccacaaggctgggggcgcgccctccacccttgcagatggcaggtggccccctctggtgctttcatcgcccaatattttttactaATTCCATAATGactcttcgtgaagtttcaggacttttgaagttgtgcagaataggtctctaatatttgctctttttccacCCCAGAATTCCAGCATtcggcattcttcctcttcatgtaaaccttgtaaaataaaagcgAAAGGCATAAGTATTCTGCTATAATGTGTACTAACAGcccctaatgcaataaatatcaatataaaagcatgatgcaaaatcgaTGTTTTAGTAAGGCACAAATCAAGATTTTACATTATGGCAGTAACATTAAATAAACAATTTATTTATAGAACAAAGTAACTTATCAAATACATTCATGTCCTACTTTACCGGTGCATAAGATAGCTTCAAAATTTCGTAACTAATCCATGCATTTAATTTTGCATCGACCTATCAGTCATTGAAGTATGTCAAAATTATAAGGTATATTTATTAGTAAATTAAAGTTTCAGAAGACAAGTTCATAATGCAATTTTCTTTCTGTATGTAACCTTCATTTTAAGTTTACTAACTATTTTTTGTAAACTTAAATCATTTACATACATGTGTCTATACATGTATTTTTCTTTTCCATATAATAATCCATATTCGAAATTTGCATTGTAGAAAATATTTAATAAACGTGTGGTCCTAATTCTTCTAAGGGTACAAGATTGTACATGTGTTGTAAGTTTCACTTTCCTTAACTAACATGATGCCCTAGTTTCAGTCTCTTTAACTAACCAACTTGGCAAGTTTCTGAGTCTTAATTCCTGGTGCTTACAATAACTTCCTTGATTCCTAAAATACATGCGTACGTGATTATTTGTGTTCTAAGATCCAGCCCCAAATTTTTCGTTACAAACAAGATTGGCATCTGACTTCTTGAAACAGGACAAACTAATAGAAGCCCCTAAAAGGATAAATGATCGAATACTCAGCAACCATATGTAGAACTTGTGCTTACAAAAACACTTGAATTACGTCAAACATACGTCATCGACTAAGCTGTGCCGGATAACCTTATGGACTACGTCTCCTACAGTAGTTCAGTCGTTGCCGTCTGTGAGGGATTCGCAACAGAATAGCTCGGATCGCTTCTAAGAAGAGAAGCAGAGGGTACTTGAAGAACACACGGGGAGAGAGAAGAACACACTGAAAGTTTTTAGCACAATGCTGGGGTTTTAGTAGGAACTTGTTACAGGAACTGTTTACCTAAATATCTATACCTTTGAAAACGGAACCACGAAAATAGGTATAATACTTTATATTTATGATATGAATACAGATATATGTGTATTGATATGCGCCGGCGAATACACGGAGTACAGAGATAAATTTGCGAATCTTGGCGCAGAACATTTGAGTGCCCCACCGGTGTGTGCCACAAATTTTCTCCCAGTCAAACACCTCTACTTTGATTGAAAGGTCGATCGTGCTACATAGTGAATCATGCATCTAGGTGGCTTCAAATTTGTATCAGCATGCATATGGCAATGTTAAACTTTGGACTCTAATCCAACGACGAGATGTGTCGAGCTCCACGTGTCGTCACCTTTGTGACACGGGGTAATTTTGCGAGGTACTACCCCCTAATTAGTGGTTGTGTAAGTATATATATTGCCTGAAAAATCACCTAAGTATATATATATTCAGGATAGCATGTGGCACCGGTTCAAATATATGGATCATGAGATTCCCACGTTTGCGAACTACCAGTAGGTGGCATTCACTGGCCCTCTGTTGATTAAAACTTGGCAGCGAATTCCGCTCTGTGATGACTGATGACTAATTAGTTTATGAGTTGATCTGCCGACGTGCTTCCGTCTGGGTCTGGCTGTCCAGCTGCCTCCATTATACATACGGTGGCCGCCGGTGTACCTGCCACGGCAAAGATTCCGGAGAGTGCAAACAAGGAACAACTCATTAAACCATGCAAATTTTACCTGCTGCTCCGGAGGACAGCCCACCATATGCAGGCGTGGGGACACTCCGGCGCTATATATTTCCCAGGCGCCAATCCAGCTGCAGCAACAGCACAGCTACCTAGCCATCCTCATCCTCGCATAGCGTAGCTTTCTTGGCGTGTGAAGATGGCGTCGAGGGCTGTGAAGGTGGCGCTGCTGCTCGCGGCGGTGGCGACGACGTGCGCGCTGGCGCAGCTCCACGAGAAGTTCTACGGCGAGACGTGCCCCAGCGTGGAGGATGTCGTGAGGAAGGAGATGGTGAAGGCGCTGTCACTGGGTGCTTCGTCAGGGTAAGCAGCATTTGCATACATGTTGTCTGTCCGTAACCTGTTTTGTGCAGTGGCCTGACCACCATGAATGCAGGGGTGCGACGGCTCGGTTCTGCTGGACTCGGCCAACAAGACGGCGGAGAAGGATACGCAGCCGAACCAGACGCTGCGAGGCTTCGGCTTTGTCGAGAGggtgaaggccgcggtggagaaggcctgccccgacaccgtctcctgcgccgacatcctCGCCCTCATTGCCAGGGACGCAGTATGGCTGGTGAGTAGAGTACCAGGCCATTTTGCAAATGACACGGTACGTGTGGAAGCCAAATTCTAATGCTGCTCGATCATGGTTTCTCCATAGCAAGGGTCCATTCTGGACAGTTCCTCTCGGCCGGCGAGACGGCAGCGTGTCCATTTCCAACGAGACCGACGCTCTGCCACCCCGACCCCCAACTTCACCGTGCTCACCCAGCTCTTCGCCGCTGTGAACCTCGACGCCAAGGACCTCGTCGTCCTGTCCGCCGGGCACACGATCGGGAcgtcgcactgcttctccttctCCGACTGGCTCTACAACTTCACCGGCATGGAGAACCCCAGCGACATCGACCCCACGCTAGAGCCGCAGTACATGATGCGGCTCAAGAGCAAGTGTGCAAGCCTCAACGACAACACCACCCTCGTGGAGATGGACCCCGGCAGCTTCAAGACCTTCGACACCGACTACTTCAAGCTGGTGAGCAAGCGGAGGGGCCTCTTCCACTCCGACGGCGCCCTCCTCACCGACCCCTTCACCCGCGCCTACGTCCAGCGCCATGCCACCGGTGCCTTCAAGAACGAGTTCTTCGCCCACTTCGCCGACTCCATGATCAAGATGGGCAACGCCAACCCGCTCACCGGAAGCCAAGGTGAGATCAGAAAGAAGTGCAGCGTGGTCAACCATTAAACCACCGACGAAGTACAAGGCCGTTTTGATTTGTAACAATCTTTTTTCCTTGTAAATTACTGTAAGATTGTTATAGCTCCTTTCTCTCCTAAATCTTTTTCTTTCATTAACTTATTGTTTCGTTACAACCATGTTAGTTCCTTGTACACAGGACGAACACTTTGATATTGCCACCTCTGACGTGTCGTCCATTGTCATCTGGAGATTATTCATGTCACGGTTACTAGTTTTGTCTATGTTTGTCTTTGTTTTATTTTAGATTGTTACATAatgttttgttgtgttttttgttttacCTCAGAGTATATCATAATGTTTCACATGTACAAGTAAAAGGGAAAGTTATTGTCAGattatctttatttatttatttggggcAGGATGGATAGCAACCATCAAATTTTGCGGCATTGACTGTTGGCACTGACATGCATTTGGTCTCTTCTTGTTAGAAAGTGTATCTTTATGTTTAGTTGTCTATCTGTGAAAAACAAATGCAGAAGCATGAAGAACGATAGATCCAAGGTACTCCctcatctaggtgtataagtcatgtaaggttgtgcatcgcgaccaaggcggaggaaaaaacgagaaaacttattgtttatttgctaattaatagcattgcatacAATGGACTGACCACTGTATGTCGTGTTTGttaatctcaagtcattaaaagcatacatgTCTTACATTTTTTATTGGTTGATTCCATTATTTATGTCAGGAAACAAGAAACGATGTgaaagttaatgcaccgtgcctaaatGTTTTTGGATTATTTGATTCCTAAGgtgacttgtacacctagacgcgGAGTCATTAAgaaattttttcagatttttttgaatttttttactattttttgatTTTACGTTCATTAGGGTGCATTTGAGCTCATGTGTAGATACTTCGCGTCCTCTTTTCAAGGTGTTTATAGACCTAAGAATACGAAGCCTCCCTAAGTTTTCCTCCTCCGCAAGAGCAATGATGGTCGAAGTAGAAAAACTTCTTATAAAAAGTGTCCGGTGGTAGCTTGTAAGACATCTCATTCTTATGGGAGGGGATTTCATCTCAAGTGTGGTGTGAAGAGATCTCCTCTTAGTTGTACCGGAAAAGATGACGTCGATAGGCGCATAAACACCCTTAGGTGCTAGGCAATGACCAAATGACTCGCCTCGGACATATGAAAAAGTCTAggcatgcaaaagaagaaattgtCTACTCAAACGAGAAATCATGATACATTGCATAGATAGGCCAAACAGGCCTAGGCCATATTCTAAAGGCAAGACATGGTATTTTACGCACTTATATGCTCTAAATTAACATTGATACACATATATTACCCCAAATACACCCTGATAGCCAAAACTATACATGCACCTAGGCTACGCCTAAGGCGCTTAAACACCACTTAGGTGCTAGGAGAAGGCCAAACTCCTCGTTTATGCCTAGCGCTTTGTCCAACCTTGCCTCTCGGTGCAAAATTATCTCACCTCTTGTCGACGCAAGAGATTCTCTATCATATCTTGTTTTCGGAGTTTTGCCTCCCAATAGAATTCTTGTTCACCCTTCTCGATGGTTTTACCTTGATATCCTTGACTAGAAGACTAGGGCTTCCATGTTTTAGTGGAACAGAGCTTATACTAAATTTGATGTCTAACATGATCTTTGTATACCCCTTCTTATGTTGTTTTTTCACTACTACAACAGAAGTGTATGTATTTCTTTTGAAGTTTAATGTTTTTCTCATATATTTAATTGTGTT is from Triticum aestivum cultivar Chinese Spring chromosome 1B, IWGSC CS RefSeq v2.1, whole genome shotgun sequence and encodes:
- the LOC123095322 gene encoding peroxidase 1-like, which encodes MENPSDIDPTLEPQYMMRLKSKCASLNDNTTLVEMDPGSFKTFDTDYFKLVSKRRGLFHSDGALLTDPFTRAYVQRHATGAFKNEFFAHFADSMIKMGNANPLTGSQGEIRKKCSVVNH